The proteins below come from a single Eriocheir sinensis breed Jianghai 21 chromosome 11, ASM2467909v1, whole genome shotgun sequence genomic window:
- the LOC126997054 gene encoding uncharacterized protein LOC126997054 — protein sequence MELGLHDRRANPPSPSQAEEDDKSEEWVRVLEQVMLVMLLVGRWLLPKGKLTREQLSQLLLAYMAMAADAIELFECLKEDVVTRKKELVYATLAIWSWSLLQFTLVLSATHAPKQRPSINYPPPQEVIILDRDLLRDHQGRRGTKTTCTYNMNMYLDMDIVAILTTIFMQDGPFVLLRMTLIFGYKVVSHLNIFFTCKNTLVLSLQLYRLFVLCSRKRVLNKRRKELLSELNSPTEGSEEEEEKEEEAVEENFQVKNTNHLLPPPSPPPPSPPPPPPPPPLLLEPLIDGILEESLLEIIEQVGEENIVKELENLVSLNAEKVKPMNSASDPRDARERRLLQMQRTAEFEQSMEDNLFLPDPGFQNTPGFPAFPGRSSKKLLNRVQQETVARAEDLPSCCEVSDCPSFSDTDQGNDKFFDQQGVSASSTSLAEPFSNEPPRSRWPLLREQYLPHHQQGQKGASVPSGLYRDPRRKISQICANPPFQHHPSFSPEPHRRMKRRPDSRCKNGSTRSLHLGQVMPPAWDSSLHRHSSFIQPSRYTGISESDADTMETNV from the exons ATGGAATTAGGACTCCATGACCGCCGGGCCAACCCACCCAGCCCCTCACAGGCTGAAGAAGAC GACAAGAGTGAGGAGTGGGTGCGGGTGCTGGAGCAAGTCATGCTGGTGATGCTACTGGTGGGCCGCTGGCTACTGCCAAAAG GCAAGCTGACACGAGAGCAGCTTTCCCAACTCCTGCTGGCATACATGGCAATGGCTGCTGATGCTATTGAGCTATTTGAGTGCTTAAAGGAGGATGTAGTCACCAGGAAGAAGGAGCTGGTATATGCAACACTGG ccaTCTGGTCGTGGTCGCTGCTTCAGTTCACCCTCGTGCTGAGCGCCACCCACGCCCCCAAGCAACGGCCATCCATCAACTACCCTCCACCGCAGGAGGTCATCATCCTGGATAGGGACCTCCTGAGGGACCATCAGGGCAGGCGTGGTACTAAGACCACCTGCACCTACAATATGAACATGTACCTGGACATGGACATTGTGGCAATCCTTACCACCATCTTCATGCAGGACGGACCCTTCGTCCTTCTCAG AATGACTCTTATCTTTGGCTACAAGGTTGTCAGTCACCTCAACATATTCTTCACCTGCAAGAACACCCTGGTTTTATCCCTTCAGCTCTACCGCCTCTTTGTTCTCTGCTCCCGGAAACGCGTCCTCAACAAGAGAAGG AAGGAACTACTCAGTGAGCTGAATTCCCCCAcagaagggagtgaagaggaggaggaaaaggaagaggaggcagtagAGGAGAATTTCCAAGTTAAAAACACAAACCACcttctgccaccaccatcacctccaccaccatcacctccaccaccaccacctccaccacctctactactggAACCTCTGATAGATGGCATTCTGGAGGAATCCCTGCTGGAAATAATAGAACaagtaggagaggaaaatattGTAAAAGAACTTGAAAATCTAGTGTCACTAAATGCAGAAAAAGTAAAACCGATGAATTCTGCTTCTGACCCAAGGGATGCCAGAGAGCGAAGGTTACTGCAGATGCAAAGAACTGCAGAGTTTGAACAAAGCATGGAGGATAATCTCTTTCTGCCAGACCCAGGATTTCAAAACACCCCAGGTTTTCCAGCCTTCCCTGGCAGGAGTTCAAAAAAGTTATTGAACAGGGTCCAGCAGGAGACTGTAGCACGAGCAGAAGACCTACCAAGCTGCTGTGAGGTCAGTGACTGCCCCAGCTTCAGTGACACAGACCAGGGCAATGACAAATTCTTTGATCAGCAAGGTGTTAGTGCATCCTCCACTAGCCTTGCTGAGCCCTTCTCCAATGAGCCACCACGGTCACGCTGGCCTCTTCTGCGGGAACAGTACCTGCCCCACCACCAGCAGGGCCAGAAAGGCGCCTCTGTCCCCTCTGGACTATACAGGGACCCCAGGAGAAAGATCTCTCAGATATGTGCCAATCCACCCTTCCAACACCACCCCTCCTTCAGCCCCGAGCCTCATCGTCGCATGAAGCGGAGGCCAGACTCCAGATGTAAGAATGGCAGCACAAGGAGTCTGCATCTGGGCCAAGTGATGCCTCCAGCCTGGGACTCTTCCCTCCACCGCCACAGCTCCTTCATCCAGCCCTCTAGGTACACAGGCATCTCGGAGTCTGATGCCGACACAATGGAGACCAATGTGTAG